One Solanum lycopersicum chromosome 2, SLM_r2.1 genomic region harbors:
- the LOC101255650 gene encoding phosphoinositide phosphatase SAC6 — translation MMEKGDPSQKLYTRMRLWEFPDQYVVEPTDGSCGSCLEISRVDGSVKLIDEVPECSSVRVPKIQKIFGVIGILKLLAGSYVLVITDHEFIGSYFGHPIFKVSSMKFYPCDQSLKNSTAEKKNMEAQFSALLNVIERTPGLYFSYDVNITLSAQRLHDLGDESKMLPLWRQADPRFVWNNYMMEQLIDNKLDQFLLPVVQGSFHNFQAAIGKDIIDVTLIARRCNRRAGTRMWRRGADSDGFVANFVESEQIIQLKGYTASFVQVRGSIPLLWNQIVDLTYKPKFEIVRIIEAPRVVERHYLDLRKKYGNVLSIDLVNTHGGEGRLSEKFANAMQHVAADDVKYLHFDFHHICGHVHFELLSILYDQIEDFFIKNRYFLLNEKDEKVELQLGVLRTNCIDCLDRTNVTQSMLGRKMLEFQLRRLGAFDAEETISSHSNLDESFKLLWANHGDDISIQYSGTPALKGDFVRCGHRTAQGVIADGCNALTRYYLNNFVDGTKQDAVDLLQGHYIPAVSRDMKPSSQKGSLETKASFPLALALILTGLFFAMLSLRKVRHDLRSLIYAVVWASISMGIAAFVKANGRMFCNRPSLHQSRR, via the exons ATGATGGAGAAGGGAGATCCTTCacagaaattatatacaagGATGCGACTTTGGGAATTTCCAGACCAGTATGTTGTTGAGCCTACTGATGGATCCTGTGGTTCGTGCTTGGAGATCAGCCGCGTAGATGGGTCTGTGAAACTAATAG ATGAGGTTCCAGAATGCAGTTCGGTTCGTGTtcccaaaattcaaaaaatatttggtgttaTAGGCATACTAAAGCTTTTGGCTG GTTCATATGTACTGGTCATAACGGACCATGAATTTATTGGATCTTACTTTGGGCACCCTATCTTCAAAGTTTCATCGATGAAATTTTATCCTTGCGATCAGTCTCTCAAGAACTCTACTGCTGAAAAG AAAAACATGGAAGCTCAGTTTTCGGCACTGCTTAATGTCATAGAGAGGACTCCTGGTCTATACTTCTCTTATGATGTCAATATAACATTGAG TGCTCAGAGACTGCATGATTTGGGTGATGAATCCAAGATGCTTCCTCTCTGGAGACAA GCGGACCCTCGATTTGTTTGGAACAACTATATGATGGAACAACTGATAGATAACAAG CTTGACCAGTTCTTGCTTCCTGTTGTCCAAGGCA GTTTTCACAATTTCCAAGCTGCAATTGGGAAAGACATTATTGATGTTACGCTGATTGCTAGGCGGTGCAACAGAAGAGCTG GCACTCGAATGTGGAGAAGAGGGGCTGATTCTGATGGATTTGTCGCAAATTTTGTGGAAAGCGAGCAAATTATCCAGTTGAAAGGGTATACAGCATCATTTGTTCAG GTCAGGGGGTCAATCCCATTACTATGGAATCAGATTGTTGATTTGACATATAAGCCCAAGTTTGAGATAGTGAGAATTATAGAAGCA CCTAGAGTTGTTGAGCGGCATTACTTGGATCTGAGAAAGAAGTATGGAAATGTTCTATCAATTGATCTCGTCAATACG CATGGAGGAGAAGGACGCCTAAGTGAAAAGTTCGCAAATGCAATGCAACATGTTGCTGCTGATGATGTGAA ATACTTGCACTTTGATTTTCACCACATATGCGGGCATGTTCATTTTGAACTCCTTTCTATCCTCTACGATCAAATTGAggattttttcattaaaaatag GTATTTTCTGTTAAATGAGAAAGATGAGAAAGTTGAACTGCAACTTGGAGTTTTGAGGACCAACTGCATTGACTGCTTAGACCGTACAAATGTAACTCAG AGCATGCTAGGTCGAAAAATGCTTGAATTCCAACTGAGAAGACTTGGTGCTTTCGATGCTGAAGAAACTATTAGCTCACACTCCAACCTTGACGAAAGCTTCAAACTCT TGTGGGCCAACCATGGGGATGATATAAGCATCCAGTACTCTGGTACTCCAGCTTTAAAGGGAGATTTTGTCAG ATGTGGTCACAGAACAGCCCAGGGGGTTATCGCTGACGGATGTAATGCCCTAACACGATACTACTTGAACAACTTTGTTGATGGTACTAAACAG gATGCAGTTGATTTATTGCAAGGACACTATATTCCGGCTGTCTCTCGAGATATGAAACCATCATCCCAAAAAGGAAGCCTTGAGACTAAAGCT TCGTTTCCTCTGGCATTGGCGCTAATATTGACTGGGTTGTTCTTTGCTATGTTGTCGCTAAGGAAAG TTCGACATGATCTTCGGAGTCTGATATATGCAGTGGTTTGGGCAAGCATAAGTATGGGAATAGCTGCATTTGTGAAAGCCAATGGTCGAATGTTCTGTAACAGGCCTAGCCTGCACCAATCAAGGCGTTGA
- the LOC101256240 gene encoding rab escort protein 1 isoform X1, whose protein sequence is MDETASYPPIEPSNFDLIVVGTGLPEAILASAASAAGKSVLHLDPNPSYGSHYASLPLQEFTSYIESHSSQSSSILTIPQSDMDSGFTRVPLTTQPLYSSVEITSYSSEPLAQSRKFNIDLSGPRVLLCADAMIDLILKSEVNQYMEFKSIDGSFISDGEGNLESVPDSRSAIFKDRKLSFTEKNQLMRFFKLVQGHLEAATAADGGESSESKSISEQDLESPFVEFLSKMGLSAKLKSIVLYAIAMAEYDQENADVCRSVLKTKDGIDRLALYHSSVGRFPNAPGAMIYPIYGQGELPQAFCRRAAVKGCIYVLRMPVNSLLMDKASGSYKGVCLASEQELFCHKLILAPSFVVQSPLPYSSPDAHDFGSRNTTEKLARSICISKHSLKLDVANCLAFFPPRSLFPEQVTAIHVLQLSSNVAVCPSGMFLTYLSAICEDDVQGKNLLHTAIDVLFHVPVSGSPGNNNFVEDQSETGDAKPAVLWSVFYTQELAKFQDVRDNIIRTPMPDGSPYYHDLLVATEKIFRELYSGEEFFPKSTSSEEGAAQELED, encoded by the exons ATGGATGAAACTGCGTCGTACCCTCCCATTGAACCATCCAACTTCGACCTTATAGTGGTCGGCACCGGTCTGCCGGAGGCCATACTCGCCTCCGCTGCCTCCGCCGCCGGAAAATCAGTCCTTCACCTTGATCCTAACCCCTCATACGGTAGCCACTATGCCTCGCTTCCACTTCAGGAATTCACTTCATACATTGAATCTCATTCATCTCAATCCTCCTCCATTCTCACAATTCCGCAATCCGACATGGATTCGGGATTTACTCGGGTTCCTCTCACTACCCAGCCGCTCTACTCCTCCGTTGAAATCACCTCTTACTCCTCTGAACCCTTGGCGCAATCCCGAAAGTTCAACATTGATTTGAGTGGGCCTAGGGTTTTGCTGTGTGCAGATGCTATGATTGATCTAATTTTGAAGTCTGAGGTGAATCAGTACATGGAGTTCAAGAGCATAGATGGGAGTTTTATCAGTGATGGAGAGGGCAATTTGGAGAGTGTACCTGACTCGCGCAGCGCAATATTCAAGGATCGGAAACTAAGCTTTACGGAGAAGAATCAGCTGATGAGATTCTTCAAGCTGGTACAAGGGCATCTTGAGGCTGCAACAGCTGCTGATGGTGGGGAGAGTAGCGAAAGTAAGAGCATCTCGGAGCAGGATTTAGAGAGTCCGTTCGTGGAGTTTTTAAGCAAAATGGGGCTCTCTGCAAAGCTAAAATC gATTGTTCTATATGCAATAGCTATGGCAGAGTATGATCAAGAGAATGCAGATGTTTGCAGAAGTGTTCTTAAGACCAAAGATGGTATTGATCGATTGGCCCTTTATCACTCATCTGTTGGCAG GTTTCCTAATGCACCTGGTGCTATGATTTACCCCATCTATGGTCAAGGGGAACTTCCGCAAGCCTTTTGTCGTCGTGCTGCAGTCAAAGGATGCATTTAT GTTCTTCGGATGCCTGTTAATTCTCTCCTTATGGACAAG GCTAGTGGGAGTTACAAGGGTGTTTGCTTGGCTTCTGAACAAGAATTGTTCTGCCATAAGCTGATATTAGCTCCATCTTTTGTGGTTCAATCACCACTCCCTTATTCCTCCCCTGATGCTCATGATTTTGGCTCGCGAAATACAACTGAGAAGCTGGCGAGGAGTATATGCATCTCAAAGCACTCTCTGAAACTGGATGTAGCCAATTGTCTGGCATTTTTTCCTCCTAGAT CTCTCTTTCCTGAGCAGGTCACAGCAATCCATGTGCTTCAGTTGAGTAGCAATGTAGCTGTTTGCCCCTCTGGAAT GTTTTTGACTTATCTCTCAGCTATATGTGAGGATGATGTTCAGGGTAAGAATTTATTACATACAGCCATCGATGTGCTGTTTCATGTTCCTGTTTCTGGAAGTCCTGGGAATAATAATTTTGTGGAGGACCAAAGTGAAACAGGGGATGCAAAACCTGCTGTACTTTGGAGTGTCTTTTATACTCAGGAACTTGCTAAG TTTCAGGATGTACGAGATAATATCATCCGTACCCCCATGCCAGATGGTAGTCCATATTACCACGATCTTCTGGTTGCTACAGAAAAG ATATTTCGAGAGCTGTATTCTGGTGAAGAATTCTTTCCCAAATCAACCTCATCGGAGGAGGGTGCTGCCCAAGAGCTCGAGGACTAG
- the LOC101256240 gene encoding rab escort protein 1 isoform X2, with protein MDETASYPPIEPSNFDLIVVGTGLPEAILASAASAAGKSVLHLDPNPSYGSHYASLPLQEFTSYIESHSSQSSSILTIPQSDMDSGFTRVPLTTQPLYSSVEITSYSSEPLAQSRKFNIDLSGPRVLLCADAMIDLILKSEVNQYMEFKSIDGSFISDGEGNLESVPDSRSAIFKDRKLSFTEKNQLMRFFKLVQGHLEAATAADGGESSESKSISEQDLESPFVEFLSKMGLSAKLKSIVLYAIAMAEYDQENADVCRSVLKTKDGIDRLALYHSSVGRFPNAPGAMIYPIYGQGELPQAFCRRAAVKGCIYVLRMPVNSLLMDKASGSYKGVCLASEQELFCHKLILAPSFVVQSPLPYSSPDAHDFGSRNTTEKLARSICISKHSLKLDVANCLAFFPPRSLFPEQVTAIHVLQLSSNVAVCPSGMFLTYLSAICEDDVQVKQGMQNLLYFGVSFILRNLLSFRMYEIISSVPPCQMVVHITTIFWLLQKRYFESCILVKNSFPNQPHRRRVLPKSSRTRHQY; from the exons ATGGATGAAACTGCGTCGTACCCTCCCATTGAACCATCCAACTTCGACCTTATAGTGGTCGGCACCGGTCTGCCGGAGGCCATACTCGCCTCCGCTGCCTCCGCCGCCGGAAAATCAGTCCTTCACCTTGATCCTAACCCCTCATACGGTAGCCACTATGCCTCGCTTCCACTTCAGGAATTCACTTCATACATTGAATCTCATTCATCTCAATCCTCCTCCATTCTCACAATTCCGCAATCCGACATGGATTCGGGATTTACTCGGGTTCCTCTCACTACCCAGCCGCTCTACTCCTCCGTTGAAATCACCTCTTACTCCTCTGAACCCTTGGCGCAATCCCGAAAGTTCAACATTGATTTGAGTGGGCCTAGGGTTTTGCTGTGTGCAGATGCTATGATTGATCTAATTTTGAAGTCTGAGGTGAATCAGTACATGGAGTTCAAGAGCATAGATGGGAGTTTTATCAGTGATGGAGAGGGCAATTTGGAGAGTGTACCTGACTCGCGCAGCGCAATATTCAAGGATCGGAAACTAAGCTTTACGGAGAAGAATCAGCTGATGAGATTCTTCAAGCTGGTACAAGGGCATCTTGAGGCTGCAACAGCTGCTGATGGTGGGGAGAGTAGCGAAAGTAAGAGCATCTCGGAGCAGGATTTAGAGAGTCCGTTCGTGGAGTTTTTAAGCAAAATGGGGCTCTCTGCAAAGCTAAAATC gATTGTTCTATATGCAATAGCTATGGCAGAGTATGATCAAGAGAATGCAGATGTTTGCAGAAGTGTTCTTAAGACCAAAGATGGTATTGATCGATTGGCCCTTTATCACTCATCTGTTGGCAG GTTTCCTAATGCACCTGGTGCTATGATTTACCCCATCTATGGTCAAGGGGAACTTCCGCAAGCCTTTTGTCGTCGTGCTGCAGTCAAAGGATGCATTTAT GTTCTTCGGATGCCTGTTAATTCTCTCCTTATGGACAAG GCTAGTGGGAGTTACAAGGGTGTTTGCTTGGCTTCTGAACAAGAATTGTTCTGCCATAAGCTGATATTAGCTCCATCTTTTGTGGTTCAATCACCACTCCCTTATTCCTCCCCTGATGCTCATGATTTTGGCTCGCGAAATACAACTGAGAAGCTGGCGAGGAGTATATGCATCTCAAAGCACTCTCTGAAACTGGATGTAGCCAATTGTCTGGCATTTTTTCCTCCTAGAT CTCTCTTTCCTGAGCAGGTCACAGCAATCCATGTGCTTCAGTTGAGTAGCAATGTAGCTGTTTGCCCCTCTGGAAT GTTTTTGACTTATCTCTCAGCTATATGTGAGGATGATGTTCAGG TGAAACAGGGGATGCAAAACCTGCTGTACTTTGGAGTGTCTTTTATACTCAGGAACTTGCTAAG TTTCAGGATGTACGAGATAATATCATCCGTACCCCCATGCCAGATGGTAGTCCATATTACCACGATCTTCTGGTTGCTACAGAAAAG ATATTTCGAGAGCTGTATTCTGGTGAAGAATTCTTTCCCAAATCAACCTCATCGGAGGAGGGTGCTGCCCAAGAGCTCGAGGACTAGACACCAATATTGA
- the LOC101256240 gene encoding rab escort protein 1 isoform X3, translated as MDETASYPPIEPSNFDLIVVGTGLPEAILASAASAAGKSVLHLDPNPSYGSHYASLPLQEFTSYIESHSSQSSSILTIPQSDMDSGFTRVPLTTQPLYSSVEITSYSSEPLAQSRKFNIDLSGPRVLLCADAMIDLILKSEVNQYMEFKSIDGSFISDGEGNLESVPDSRSAIFKDRKLSFTEKNQLMRFFKLVQGHLEAATAADGGESSESKSISEQDLESPFVEFLSKMGLSAKLKSIVLYAIAMAEYDQENADVCRSVLKTKDGIDRLALYHSSVGRFPNAPGAMIYPIYGQGELPQAFCRRAAVKGCIYVLRMPVNSLLMDKASGSYKGVCLASEQELFCHKLILAPSFVVQSPLPYSSPDAHDFGSRNTTEKLARSICISKHSLKLDVANCLAFFPPRSLFPEQVTAIHVLQLSSNVAVCPSGICFLSQVFDLSLSYM; from the exons ATGGATGAAACTGCGTCGTACCCTCCCATTGAACCATCCAACTTCGACCTTATAGTGGTCGGCACCGGTCTGCCGGAGGCCATACTCGCCTCCGCTGCCTCCGCCGCCGGAAAATCAGTCCTTCACCTTGATCCTAACCCCTCATACGGTAGCCACTATGCCTCGCTTCCACTTCAGGAATTCACTTCATACATTGAATCTCATTCATCTCAATCCTCCTCCATTCTCACAATTCCGCAATCCGACATGGATTCGGGATTTACTCGGGTTCCTCTCACTACCCAGCCGCTCTACTCCTCCGTTGAAATCACCTCTTACTCCTCTGAACCCTTGGCGCAATCCCGAAAGTTCAACATTGATTTGAGTGGGCCTAGGGTTTTGCTGTGTGCAGATGCTATGATTGATCTAATTTTGAAGTCTGAGGTGAATCAGTACATGGAGTTCAAGAGCATAGATGGGAGTTTTATCAGTGATGGAGAGGGCAATTTGGAGAGTGTACCTGACTCGCGCAGCGCAATATTCAAGGATCGGAAACTAAGCTTTACGGAGAAGAATCAGCTGATGAGATTCTTCAAGCTGGTACAAGGGCATCTTGAGGCTGCAACAGCTGCTGATGGTGGGGAGAGTAGCGAAAGTAAGAGCATCTCGGAGCAGGATTTAGAGAGTCCGTTCGTGGAGTTTTTAAGCAAAATGGGGCTCTCTGCAAAGCTAAAATC gATTGTTCTATATGCAATAGCTATGGCAGAGTATGATCAAGAGAATGCAGATGTTTGCAGAAGTGTTCTTAAGACCAAAGATGGTATTGATCGATTGGCCCTTTATCACTCATCTGTTGGCAG GTTTCCTAATGCACCTGGTGCTATGATTTACCCCATCTATGGTCAAGGGGAACTTCCGCAAGCCTTTTGTCGTCGTGCTGCAGTCAAAGGATGCATTTAT GTTCTTCGGATGCCTGTTAATTCTCTCCTTATGGACAAG GCTAGTGGGAGTTACAAGGGTGTTTGCTTGGCTTCTGAACAAGAATTGTTCTGCCATAAGCTGATATTAGCTCCATCTTTTGTGGTTCAATCACCACTCCCTTATTCCTCCCCTGATGCTCATGATTTTGGCTCGCGAAATACAACTGAGAAGCTGGCGAGGAGTATATGCATCTCAAAGCACTCTCTGAAACTGGATGTAGCCAATTGTCTGGCATTTTTTCCTCCTAGAT CTCTCTTTCCTGAGCAGGTCACAGCAATCCATGTGCTTCAGTTGAGTAGCAATGTAGCTGTTTGCCCCTCTGGAAT TTGTTTTCTCTCTCAGGTTTTTGACTTATCTCTCAGCTATATGTGA
- the CAT2 gene encoding catalase isozyme 2, whose protein sequence is MDPYKYRPSSAFNSPFCTTNSGAPVFNNNSSLTVGARGPVLLEDYHLVEKLANFDRERIAERVVHARGASAKGFFEVTHDIAHLTCADFLRAPGVQTPVIVRFSTVIHERGSPETLRDPRGFAVKFYTREGNFDLVGNNFPVFFIRDGMKFPDMVHALKPNPKSHIQENWRVLDFFSHHPESLHMFTFLFDDIGIPQDYRHMDGSGVHTFTLINRAGKSTYVKFHWKPTCGVKSLLEEEAIRVGGANHSHATQDLYDSIAAGNYPEWKLFIQIMDPEHEDKFDFDPLDVTKTWPEDILPLQPVGRLVLNKNIDNFFNENEQLAFCPSIVVPGVYYSDDKMLQTRIFSYSDTQRYRLGPNYLQLPANAPKCAHHNNHYDGSMNFMHRDEEIDYFPSRYDQVRHAEVYPIPSTVCSGKREKCIIQKENNFKQPGERYRSFTPDRQERFIRRWVEALSDPRITYEIRSIWITYWSQADKSLGQKLASRLNVRPSI, encoded by the exons ATGGATCCTTACAAG TACCGTCCGTCAAGTGCTTTCAATTCACCTTTCTGTACCACTAATTCTGGTGCTCCTGTTTTTAATAACAATTCATCTCTTACGGTTGGTGCAAGAG GTCCTGTGTTGCTTGAGGATTACCATTTGGTGGAGAAACTTGCCAACTTTGACAGGGAACGTATTGCAGAACGTGTTGTTCATGCCCGAGGTGCTAGTGCCAAAGGGTTTTTTGAAGTTACTCATGACATTGCTCACCTTACCTGTGCTGATTTCCTTCGAGCTCCTGGTGTACAGACTCCAGTCATTGTGAGATTCTCTACTGTTATTCATGAAAGGGGTAGTCCTGAAACTCTGAGGGATCCTCGTGGTTTTGCTGTCAAGTTTTACACCAGAGAG GGAAACTTTGATCTGGTAGGGAACAACTTCCCCGTCTTCTTCATCCGTGATGGAATGAAGTTCCCTGACATGGTCCATGCTCTGAAGCCAAATCCTAAGTCCCATATCCAGGAGAATTGGAGGGTCCTTGATTTTTTCTCTCATCATCCCGAAAGCCTGCACATGTTCACTTTCCTCTTCGACGATATTGGTATTCCACAAGATTACAGGCATATGGACGGGTCTGGTGTCCACACATTCACATTGATCAACAGGGCTGGAAAATCAACTTATGTGAAGTTCCACTGGAAGCCCACATGTGGTGTCAAGTCTTTGTTGGAAGAAGAGGCAATCCGAGTCGGAGGAGCAAATCACAGCCATGCTACTCAGGACCTCTATGACTCTATTGCAGCTGGAAATTATCCTGAATGGAAGCTCTTCATTCAGATTATGGATCCAGAACATGAAGACAAATTTGACTTTGATCCACTTGATGTGACAAAAACTTGGCCAGAGGACATCTTGCCTTTGCAGCCGGTGGGAAGATTAGTTCTGAACAAGAACATTGATAACTTCTTTAATGAGAATGAGCAGCTAGCTTTCTGCCCTTCTATTGTGGTTCCAGGTGTTTATTACTCAGATGATAAGATGCTTCAAACTCGTATTTTCTCCTACTCTGATACCCAGAGGTATCGACTTGGACCAAACTATTTGCAACTTCCTGCTAATGCTCCAAAGTGTGCTCATCACAACAATCACTATGATGGCTCTATGAATTTTATGCACAGGGATGAGGAG ATCGACTACTTCCCTTCAAGGTATGATCAAGTTCGCCATGCTGAGGTGTATCCTATTCCTTCAACAGTTTGCAGTGGCAAACGCGAGAAG TGTATCATTCAAAAAGAGAACAATTTCAAGCAACCAGGAGAAAGGTACCGCTCATTCACACCCGACAG ACAAGAACGCTTTATTCGTCGGTGGGTGGAGGCCTTGTCTGATCCTCGTATCACTTATGAAATACGCAGCATTTGGATCACATACTGGTCTCAG GCTGACAAGTCTTTGGGTCAAAAGCTTGCATCTAGGCTTAATGTGAGACCAAGCATATGA